In the Chryseobacterium sp. MYb264 genome, one interval contains:
- a CDS encoding TolC family protein — protein MKFKIIYILYFSLGMTGISAQTNTQDTWTFNEYIQHVREKNLSTKAQQYNISMAEAAILAAEILPDPQIDLESSNNGVSADLGYTLGAGISWTLELGKKRKARISYAKNEAEFSKLQFQDYLRNLMAEAAIRYIDAIKSKILLDVHKDSYENMRKLAQSDSIRHALGDISKVSAQQSKVEALSLLNELHQQESTQRQNITSLAEFTGDYSSEKIAEGNLNFLNRSFDLNELISAALLSRTDALASQQNISLAESLVGLEKANRHIDLGLNIGAEHNTVANNVVAPSPVSNAVKLGVSIPLKFSNRKNADLKIAYMKHSQAELEYRQTENIIRIEIRNAYQQYQSTQKQIQQFDNGILKEAKDILEGIKYSYHRGESSILEVLNAQRTYNELRKNYCEVLAENATALVDLERKSGIWDIDF, from the coding sequence ATGAAATTTAAAATAATATATATATTGTATTTTTCCTTAGGTATGACAGGAATATCTGCACAGACCAATACGCAGGATACATGGACATTTAATGAATATATTCAGCATGTAAGAGAAAAAAATCTGAGCACCAAAGCTCAGCAATACAATATCAGTATGGCAGAAGCCGCTATTCTTGCTGCAGAGATACTTCCCGATCCGCAAATTGATCTTGAAAGCTCTAATAACGGTGTTTCAGCAGACTTAGGCTACACTCTGGGAGCAGGAATAAGCTGGACGTTGGAGCTCGGCAAAAAAAGAAAAGCCCGGATAAGCTATGCTAAGAACGAAGCCGAATTCAGCAAATTACAGTTTCAGGATTATCTCAGAAACCTTATGGCAGAAGCTGCCATACGCTATATTGATGCTATAAAATCTAAAATCCTACTCGACGTTCATAAAGATTCTTATGAAAATATGCGTAAACTAGCCCAGTCAGACAGCATACGGCATGCATTGGGAGATATTTCCAAAGTGAGCGCTCAGCAAAGTAAGGTGGAAGCTTTATCTTTATTAAACGAGCTTCACCAGCAGGAAAGTACGCAGAGACAAAATATAACTTCTTTAGCAGAATTTACAGGGGATTATTCTTCAGAAAAAATAGCGGAAGGAAATCTGAATTTTTTAAACAGAAGTTTTGATCTTAATGAACTTATTTCCGCGGCTCTCCTGTCGCGAACAGATGCTTTAGCCTCTCAACAGAATATCAGTCTCGCAGAAAGCCTGGTCGGTCTTGAAAAAGCTAACCGACATATTGATTTAGGGCTGAATATAGGAGCAGAACACAATACTGTCGCGAATAATGTGGTGGCACCCTCCCCCGTTTCCAATGCGGTGAAACTCGGCGTGAGCATTCCTCTTAAATTTTCTAACAGGAAAAATGCAGATCTCAAAATTGCCTATATGAAACATTCACAAGCCGAATTAGAATACCGGCAAACCGAAAATATCATCCGCATAGAAATTAGAAATGCATATCAACAATATCAGTCTACTCAAAAACAGATCCAGCAGTTCGACAATGGCATACTGAAAGAGGCAAAAGATATTCTGGAGGGGATAAAATACAGCTACCACCGCGGAGAGAGCTCAATTTTAGAAGTTTTAAATGCCCAGAGAACCTATAATGAGCTTAGAAAAAACTATTGTGAGGTACTCGCAGAAAATGCAACAGCTCTGGTTGATCTTGAAAGAAAATCCGGGATATGGGATATTGATTTTTAA
- a CDS encoding DUF1801 domain-containing protein produces the protein MQIFASSTEDYISKIPEERQEAFRKLVKAVNDHLPEGFQENISYGMIGWAIPLDLYPAGYHCTPGSPLPFMALASQKNFIAFYHMGMYAKPDLLDWFVGEYPKYSKRKLDMGKSCVRFKNMDDIPLALIGELCTKMTVQEWISIYESQYKK, from the coding sequence ATGCAAATTTTCGCAAGTTCAACAGAAGATTATATTTCAAAAATTCCTGAGGAAAGACAGGAAGCTTTTAGAAAGCTTGTTAAAGCAGTAAATGATCATTTGCCCGAAGGTTTTCAGGAAAATATCAGTTACGGAATGATTGGCTGGGCTATTCCTCTGGATCTCTATCCTGCAGGTTACCATTGCACGCCGGGTTCGCCGCTTCCTTTTATGGCCCTCGCTTCTCAGAAAAATTTTATTGCATTTTATCATATGGGAATGTATGCAAAGCCTGATCTGTTGGATTGGTTTGTTGGGGAGTATCCCAAATATTCAAAAAGAAAACTGGATATGGGGAAATCCTGTGTACGTTTTAAAAATATGGACGATATTCCCTTAGCGCTTATCGGTGAATTATGCACGAAAATGACCGTTCAGGAGTGGATCAGTATCTACGAATCTCAATATAAAAAATAA
- a CDS encoding fibronectin type III domain-containing protein — translation MKQNLFLGFANFAALFFVSQMSAQNFQTMPIQSGFTEDVIANGTGSSSVSTSADVDGVSFAFVAKGFQATSASTPITYGLPADGLINSVVTGTPGLNFQLADLNAPNSLKLITAGQSGTLTFTTPVPAFRLYMLSTSGSGTSVVNVLVNFTDGSSQLFSNQELADWYGGTNYAIQGIGRINRNNDNLESSTTNPRLYQAQLNMDTGNQTKPIQSVTVSKVSGSGIPNIFAFSADAYSDCAAPTLQPVASVTPTTVQVSWVANSSTVTSYDIYYSTTNTPPASGATPSVQGISNAAYIIDNLNPNTNYYYWVRANCSSSTGQSVWSFSGTFKTACGAVASLFENFDSYGIGSSVPDCWNRIAGTGSQTITSTSPASGTRNIYQYTGSTATPTYVVLPEFTNVNSGANQLRFKARVSSGAPGSLIVGYVTDPTDAGTFVELQSVSITNTSYASNAEYTVQIPSTLPANARLAIRSANDGKSYYWDDIYWETSQLSTSEVIAAKKKLAVHPNPFKEVLYVSEIDKVSSVTISDISGRVVRTIDSPSKEIDLKFLNSGLYLVTLKFKDGSQLTTKAIKQ, via the coding sequence ATGAAACAAAATTTATTTTTAGGATTTGCTAATTTTGCAGCTCTCTTTTTTGTGTCTCAGATGTCGGCACAGAACTTTCAGACAATGCCTATTCAGTCAGGCTTTACGGAGGATGTTATCGCCAATGGTACCGGATCATCCTCTGTCAGTACCTCCGCTGATGTGGATGGGGTTTCATTTGCTTTTGTAGCAAAAGGTTTTCAGGCAACATCTGCGAGTACCCCTATTACGTATGGTCTTCCGGCTGACGGACTTATTAACTCTGTCGTAACAGGTACTCCGGGACTTAATTTCCAGTTGGCAGACCTGAATGCGCCCAATTCTTTGAAATTAATTACCGCAGGACAGTCAGGGACTCTGACTTTCACAACACCCGTACCTGCATTTAGACTTTATATGCTTTCTACAAGTGGTAGTGGTACTTCTGTGGTAAATGTTCTCGTCAATTTTACTGACGGATCATCGCAGCTTTTTTCGAATCAGGAGCTGGCTGACTGGTATGGTGGGACAAATTATGCCATTCAGGGCATCGGTAGGATTAACAGAAATAATGATAACCTGGAGTCAAGCACTACAAATCCCAGACTTTATCAGGCTCAGTTGAATATGGATACGGGAAATCAGACGAAACCTATTCAAAGTGTAACGGTAAGCAAAGTGTCAGGATCCGGTATTCCAAATATTTTTGCCTTCTCTGCGGATGCTTATTCAGATTGTGCTGCTCCGACATTACAGCCTGTTGCCTCTGTCACACCGACCACCGTTCAGGTTTCATGGGTGGCTAATTCTTCAACGGTGACAAGTTATGATATTTACTACAGTACCACTAATACACCACCGGCATCAGGTGCTACGCCTTCTGTACAGGGAATATCCAATGCTGCCTATATTATCGATAATCTGAATCCCAATACCAACTATTACTATTGGGTAAGAGCCAATTGCAGCTCCTCAACAGGCCAGAGTGTATGGTCTTTCTCCGGAACATTTAAAACAGCTTGCGGGGCAGTGGCTTCATTATTTGAAAATTTCGATTCCTATGGTATAGGATCCAGCGTGCCAGACTGTTGGAACAGAATTGCGGGAACAGGTTCTCAGACCATTACATCGACAAGCCCCGCATCCGGTACCCGAAATATTTATCAATATACGGGTTCTACAGCTACACCTACCTACGTGGTACTTCCTGAATTCACTAATGTTAACTCAGGCGCCAATCAGCTGAGATTTAAAGCTAGAGTAAGCAGTGGAGCGCCGGGATCTCTTATTGTCGGTTATGTAACGGATCCTACAGATGCAGGAACATTTGTAGAGCTGCAATCGGTTTCTATTACCAATACCTCTTATGCATCCAATGCTGAATATACTGTTCAAATTCCTTCTACCTTACCTGCTAATGCAAGATTGGCAATCAGGAGTGCAAATGATGGTAAGTCTTATTATTGGGATGATATCTATTGGGAAACGTCCCAGCTGTCAACCTCAGAAGTTATTGCTGCTAAGAAAAAATTGGCAGTTCATCCTAATCCATTCAAAGAGGTGCTGTATGTCTCTGAAATTGATAAAGTAAGCTCTGTAACGATAAGTGATATTTCCGGAAGGGTCGTAAGAACAATAGATAGCCCATCCAAAGAAATTGATTTGAAATTTTTAAACTCAGGATTATATTTAGTGACCCTAAAGTTTAAAGACGGATCTCAGCTGACGACAAAAGCGATTAAGCAATAA
- a CDS encoding pyridoxal phosphate-dependent aminotransferase, producing the protein MPNISNRAQHMPPSPVRKLVPFAIQAKQKGTKVYHLNIGQPDIETPETALNALKNIDLKVLEYALSEGNIEYRKALTTYYHSLDFTDLTPDNFIVTNGGSEALNFAISTLCDDGDEVIIPEPYYANYNGFTSTFNVKVVAVPSTIETGFALPPIEEFEKKITAKTRAIVICNPGNPTGYLYTREELQKLAEIALKYDIVVISDEVYREYVYDGKQQISMLAFPELSENCIIIDSESKRYSMCGVRIGCLITRSKKIHDAAMLFAQARLSPVLLGQIAATAAHQNDGAYIRAVRQEYTHRRNVLVDELNAIPGVICPKPKGAFYCVAELPVDDTEKFAQWLLESYTHNNETIMVAPAGGFYSNPELGKKQVRIAYVLKEEDLKRSVEILKNALVQYKLEFNL; encoded by the coding sequence ATGCCGAATATTTCAAACAGAGCACAACACATGCCGCCATCGCCGGTAAGAAAACTGGTTCCTTTCGCCATACAGGCCAAACAAAAAGGAACAAAAGTATATCACCTTAATATTGGGCAACCCGATATTGAAACTCCGGAAACGGCACTGAATGCTTTAAAAAACATTGATTTAAAAGTATTGGAATATGCCCTTTCAGAAGGAAATATAGAATACAGAAAAGCGCTAACAACGTATTATCACTCTCTTGATTTTACAGATCTTACGCCTGACAACTTTATTGTAACCAACGGGGGATCTGAAGCTCTGAACTTCGCTATTTCCACGTTATGTGATGACGGGGATGAAGTCATTATTCCTGAACCTTATTATGCGAACTATAATGGATTCACAAGCACTTTCAATGTTAAGGTAGTAGCTGTCCCTTCCACTATAGAGACCGGTTTTGCACTTCCTCCGATTGAAGAATTTGAGAAAAAAATCACCGCTAAAACAAGAGCTATCGTTATCTGTAACCCTGGAAATCCTACAGGATATCTTTATACGCGTGAAGAACTTCAGAAATTAGCAGAGATTGCTTTAAAATATGACATCGTTGTTATTTCAGACGAAGTATACAGAGAATATGTATATGATGGAAAACAGCAGATTTCAATGCTTGCTTTTCCGGAGCTAAGCGAAAACTGCATCATTATCGATTCAGAATCAAAACGCTACTCTATGTGCGGGGTAAGAATCGGATGTTTGATTACCCGTTCCAAAAAAATCCACGATGCGGCTATGCTTTTTGCACAGGCAAGATTAAGTCCGGTACTTTTAGGACAAATTGCTGCTACAGCAGCACACCAGAATGACGGAGCTTACATCCGGGCAGTAAGACAAGAATATACACATAGAAGAAACGTTTTGGTAGATGAACTAAATGCCATTCCGGGGGTTATCTGCCCTAAGCCAAAAGGTGCTTTCTACTGTGTTGCTGAGCTTCCGGTAGACGATACTGAAAAATTCGCACAATGGTTGCTTGAAAGCTACACTCATAATAATGAAACGATTATGGTAGCTCCAGCCGGAGGGTTTTACAGCAATCCTGAGTTGGGTAAAAAACAGGTGAGAATTGCTTACGTTCTGAAAGAAGAGGATTTAAAAAGAAGTGTTGAGATTTTAAAAAATGCTTTAGTACAATATAAATTAGAATTCAACCTTTAA
- the murB gene encoding UDP-N-acetylmuramate dehydrogenase, with amino-acid sequence MQENFSLKPFNTFGVEAKTKYFTEVHTVDELKIAINFSKSKNLPLLFLGGGSNILLTKDFDGLAVKLHLKGFTEEFIGENTIWLTAKAGENWHEFVLYCLSKNYGGLENLSLIPGNVGTSPMQNIGAYGTEIKDIFVQCHVLDLHTLEVKNFNLEECKFGYRDSIFKQEGKGRYVILDVTFKLTTENHHIKTEYGAIQSELEKSGIENPTIQDVSKAVIAIRQSKLPDPKEIGNAGSFFKNPTIPLRQFKELQQKFENIQGYPNGDFVKVPAGWLIEQSGWKGKQIGNVASHQLQALVIVNATGNATGKEIFDFSTQIIQSVKEKYGIELEREVNII; translated from the coding sequence ATGCAAGAAAATTTTTCTCTAAAACCGTTTAACACTTTTGGTGTAGAAGCAAAGACCAAGTATTTCACTGAAGTTCATACTGTTGATGAATTAAAAATTGCAATTAACTTCTCAAAATCAAAAAATCTGCCACTGCTTTTTTTAGGAGGCGGAAGCAATATTCTGTTGACGAAAGATTTTGACGGACTTGCCGTAAAGTTACATTTAAAAGGTTTTACCGAAGAATTTATCGGGGAAAATACAATCTGGCTTACTGCAAAAGCGGGTGAAAACTGGCATGAATTCGTATTGTACTGTTTAAGTAAAAACTACGGAGGATTAGAAAACCTTTCTCTTATTCCGGGGAATGTAGGGACATCACCAATGCAGAATATCGGAGCGTACGGAACGGAGATCAAGGATATTTTTGTACAATGCCATGTACTGGATCTTCATACCTTGGAAGTTAAAAATTTTAACCTTGAGGAGTGTAAGTTTGGCTACAGGGATTCTATTTTCAAACAGGAAGGAAAAGGAAGATATGTAATTCTGGATGTTACCTTTAAACTAACAACTGAAAATCATCATATTAAAACCGAATATGGCGCCATACAATCTGAACTGGAAAAATCGGGTATTGAAAATCCTACGATTCAGGATGTTTCAAAAGCCGTAATTGCTATCCGACAAAGTAAACTTCCGGATCCTAAAGAAATTGGAAATGCAGGAAGCTTCTTTAAAAACCCCACCATTCCTTTACGTCAGTTCAAAGAATTACAGCAAAAATTCGAAAATATTCAGGGGTATCCGAATGGAGATTTTGTAAAAGTTCCTGCCGGATGGCTCATTGAGCAGTCAGGCTGGAAAGGAAAGCAGATCGGAAACGTGGCTTCTCACCAACTTCAGGCCTTAGTCATCGTGAACGCAACCGGAAATGCAACCGGAAAAGAAATTTTTGACTTTTCAACACAAATCATCCAATCGGTGAAAGAAAAGTACGGGATAGAACTTGAAAGAGAGGTGAATATTATATAG
- the proC gene encoding pyrroline-5-carboxylate reductase has product MKIAILGAGNMGLSFSKSFLKYELVKPENLHLITRSEEKISKISSEFPQSQISTFEQVKAIDADLIIIAVKPQDFKKIAENIRFSLQEDQMVLSIMAGIKIEKIKRLLNHALVVRAMPNSPTLLGMGITGYTAAEGISFNRLINIERLLNSTGRSVYLENEELLDGVTALSGSGPAYFYYIVDAMIKAGVEMGIDENLSKLFVKQTMLGAYHLINNSEKNLEELIKDVASKGGTTEAALKTFNQNNFKDILKEGILNAEKRAKELNG; this is encoded by the coding sequence ATGAAAATTGCTATTCTTGGAGCCGGAAATATGGGGCTTTCTTTCTCAAAATCTTTTCTGAAATATGAATTGGTAAAACCAGAAAACCTTCATTTAATTACAAGAAGTGAAGAAAAAATCTCCAAAATATCGTCTGAATTTCCACAGTCCCAAATTTCAACCTTTGAACAGGTAAAAGCTATTGATGCAGATCTTATCATCATTGCTGTAAAACCTCAGGACTTTAAGAAGATAGCTGAAAATATTCGTTTTTCTTTACAAGAAGATCAAATGGTTTTATCAATTATGGCGGGAATAAAGATTGAGAAAATTAAGAGGTTGCTTAACCACGCATTGGTGGTAAGAGCTATGCCCAACTCTCCTACTCTTTTGGGTATGGGTATTACAGGATACACTGCCGCAGAAGGTATTTCTTTCAATCGCCTGATCAATATCGAACGATTGCTCAACTCAACCGGGCGATCCGTTTATCTTGAAAATGAAGAATTGCTGGATGGTGTTACTGCCCTTTCAGGAAGCGGACCTGCCTATTTTTATTATATTGTTGATGCCATGATAAAAGCCGGTGTCGAGATGGGAATTGATGAGAATTTATCTAAACTTTTTGTGAAACAAACCATGCTGGGGGCTTATCATTTAATTAATAATTCTGAGAAAAACTTAGAAGAATTAATTAAAGACGTTGCCTCAAAAGGGGGAACCACAGAAGCTGCTTTAAAAACTTTTAATCAGAATAATTTTAAGGATATTTTAAAAGAAGGAATTCTTAATGCGGAAAAAAGAGCGAAGGAATTGAATGGATAA
- a CDS encoding VanZ family protein: MIKKIYKVIIVPYTLLLLYLMLLGFGRTQFDDNIIRLTPFFSTLMFIENTIRLQTIITIILGNIVMFIPYGFLGWIFPKIEDPTTLVFHFLSAIIIVEALQYFTRMGIFEVDDIILNTSGVCIGYFVKRLLERRFSAFIF; encoded by the coding sequence ATGATAAAGAAAATTTATAAAGTCATAATCGTTCCCTACACTTTGCTGTTGCTGTATCTCATGCTTCTGGGGTTTGGCAGAACTCAGTTTGACGATAATATAATCAGGTTAACACCTTTTTTTTCCACCTTAATGTTTATTGAAAATACGATCCGCCTTCAAACGATTATTACTATTATATTGGGGAATATTGTGATGTTTATTCCTTATGGATTTCTGGGCTGGATTTTTCCTAAAATTGAAGATCCGACAACATTAGTCTTCCATTTTTTATCTGCTATTATTATTGTAGAGGCTTTACAGTATTTTACCAGGATGGGAATTTTTGAAGTGGATGATATTATTCTAAATACATCAGGGGTTTGTATTGGATATTTTGTTAAACGGTTATTGGAGAGAAGATTTTCGGCATTTATTTTTTAA
- the lnt gene encoding apolipoprotein N-acyltransferase — protein sequence MKYVLLTLISAMLLSVSWPTYGIPFFIFFALVPLLMMEHGVSKFSNYNRKSWVVFGLSYVCFVIWNVVTTGWLYGSKNPDGSHSLMAVLFPVLVNSFLYSLVFQCYHWYKNAQGTYWGLGFFIAIWMSFEKFHLNWELTWPWLNLGNVFSEYPKFVQWYDTLGATGGSFWILLVNILIFYMVRTWEAGRKRKDLIKNSLMVLGLIIFPMIISFIKYNNFNEKPVGQVNVLMLQPDLNPYGEKYSKDSLTILNDLLTLADNNAKGKIDYFIAPETAIPGRGSISETAFEKSLLLNNIKNFLSKHPGSVFETGISSHKFYLNKENLPAEAYQLNQGLWVESFNSAVQLIPDHKVEVYHKGKLVPGVEIFPYMSVLKPLLGDAMLNLGGTVASLGTDKERIAFSNPYNKGKYAPIICYESIYGEFTTDYVKKGANFLGIMTNDSWWGVTEGHKQLLSYARLRAIETRREIARAANSGISAHINAKGEIVEDTFYGDKTALFAKVNLYEGMTFYARAGDLLSRFSMFALGFLVFYYLIKRVQNRKKQGQTS from the coding sequence ATGAAGTACGTTTTACTTACGCTTATTTCAGCGATGTTATTATCCGTTTCGTGGCCCACTTACGGAATTCCGTTTTTTATATTCTTTGCTCTTGTTCCCTTATTAATGATGGAGCATGGGGTCTCAAAATTTTCAAATTACAACAGGAAAAGCTGGGTAGTTTTCGGGCTCTCCTATGTATGCTTTGTGATTTGGAATGTGGTAACTACCGGATGGCTGTATGGTTCCAAAAACCCGGATGGAAGCCATTCTCTTATGGCCGTATTATTTCCTGTTCTGGTTAATTCTTTCTTATATTCCTTAGTATTCCAGTGCTATCACTGGTATAAAAATGCACAAGGCACCTATTGGGGATTAGGATTTTTCATTGCTATCTGGATGAGTTTTGAAAAATTTCACCTCAACTGGGAGCTTACCTGGCCCTGGCTGAACTTAGGAAACGTATTTTCAGAATACCCAAAATTTGTGCAATGGTATGACACGCTGGGTGCCACAGGCGGAAGTTTCTGGATCCTGCTGGTTAACATTCTGATATTTTATATGGTGAGAACCTGGGAAGCCGGCAGGAAAAGAAAGGATCTGATTAAAAACAGCCTGATGGTATTAGGTTTAATTATCTTTCCTATGATAATTTCCTTTATTAAATACAATAACTTCAACGAAAAACCGGTCGGCCAGGTCAATGTACTGATGCTTCAGCCGGATCTTAATCCGTATGGAGAAAAATATTCCAAAGACAGTTTAACGATTTTAAATGACCTTTTAACACTTGCTGATAACAATGCGAAAGGAAAAATTGACTATTTTATTGCTCCCGAAACGGCAATTCCCGGAAGAGGATCAATTTCCGAAACGGCTTTTGAAAAGAGCCTGCTTTTAAACAACATCAAAAATTTTCTTTCAAAACATCCCGGCTCTGTTTTCGAAACAGGAATTTCTTCGCATAAATTCTATCTGAATAAAGAAAATTTACCCGCTGAAGCATATCAACTCAATCAGGGACTTTGGGTAGAAAGCTTCAACTCAGCAGTTCAGCTAATACCGGATCATAAAGTGGAGGTCTATCACAAAGGAAAGCTGGTACCGGGTGTTGAAATATTCCCCTATATGAGCGTTTTAAAACCACTTTTAGGAGATGCAATGCTTAATCTGGGCGGCACGGTAGCCTCACTGGGAACCGATAAAGAGCGCATTGCTTTTTCCAATCCTTATAACAAAGGAAAATATGCCCCGATTATCTGCTATGAAAGTATATATGGGGAATTCACGACAGATTATGTAAAAAAAGGAGCCAATTTTCTAGGAATTATGACTAACGATTCCTGGTGGGGCGTAACAGAAGGACATAAGCAACTTTTATCCTACGCCAGACTAAGGGCTATTGAAACAAGAAGAGAAATTGCAAGAGCTGCCAACAGTGGTATTTCAGCACATATCAATGCGAAAGGGGAGATTGTGGAGGATACCTTTTATGGAGATAAAACCGCACTATTTGCCAAAGTAAACCTGTATGAAGGGATGACCTTTTATGCGCGAGCCGGTGATTTGTTATCACGTTTTTCAATGTTTGCACTAGGCTTCTTAGTTTTCTATTATTTAATTAAAAGAGTTCAGAACAGAAAAAAGCAAGGCCAGACATCCTGA
- the sucC gene encoding ADP-forming succinate--CoA ligase subunit beta: protein MNLHEYQSKEILSKYGVAIQRGYVANNVDEAVAAAEKLTAETGAQGWVVKAQIHAGGRGKGGGVKFSPNMDKLKENAQNIIGMQLVTPQTSAEGKLVNSVLVAEDVYYPGETETKEFYVSILLDRAEGKNTIVYSTEGGMDIEHVAEVTPHLIHNELIDPALGLQGFQARKIAFNLGLEGNAFKEFVKFISSLYNAYVGIDASLFEINPVLKTSDNKIIAVDAKVTLDGNSLFRHKDLAELRDTREEDPLDVEAGEAGLNFVKLDGNVACMVNGAGLAMATMDIIKLSGGNPANFLDVGGTADAARVKTAFEIILRDQNVKAILINIFGGIVRCDRVAQGVVDAYHAMGSLPVPLIVRLQGTNAVEAKKLIDEAGLPIHSAITLEEAANKVKEVLA, encoded by the coding sequence ATGAATCTTCACGAGTATCAATCAAAAGAGATTTTATCAAAGTACGGAGTAGCTATCCAACGTGGTTACGTTGCCAATAACGTAGACGAGGCTGTAGCAGCTGCTGAAAAACTAACTGCTGAAACTGGCGCTCAAGGGTGGGTAGTAAAGGCTCAGATCCACGCAGGTGGTCGTGGTAAAGGTGGTGGTGTAAAGTTCTCTCCAAACATGGATAAACTTAAGGAAAACGCTCAGAACATCATCGGAATGCAGTTGGTAACTCCACAAACTTCTGCTGAAGGTAAGCTGGTAAATTCTGTATTGGTTGCAGAGGATGTATATTATCCTGGTGAAACTGAAACTAAAGAATTTTATGTTTCTATTCTTTTAGACAGAGCTGAAGGTAAAAATACGATTGTATATTCTACTGAAGGTGGTATGGATATTGAGCACGTTGCGGAAGTAACTCCTCACTTGATCCACAATGAATTAATTGATCCTGCTTTGGGTCTTCAGGGTTTCCAGGCTAGAAAAATTGCTTTCAACCTAGGTCTTGAAGGGAATGCATTCAAAGAATTTGTGAAATTTATCTCATCTCTTTACAATGCTTATGTAGGTATCGATGCTTCTCTTTTCGAAATCAACCCTGTGTTGAAGACTTCTGATAACAAAATTATCGCTGTAGATGCTAAAGTAACTTTGGATGGTAACTCATTGTTCCGTCACAAAGATCTTGCTGAGCTTAGAGATACAAGAGAAGAAGATCCTTTGGATGTTGAAGCTGGTGAAGCTGGTCTTAACTTCGTAAAACTAGATGGTAACGTTGCTTGTATGGTAAACGGAGCTGGTCTTGCAATGGCAACTATGGATATCATCAAATTATCTGGTGGTAACCCTGCAAACTTCCTGGACGTTGGAGGTACTGCTGATGCTGCAAGAGTAAAAACTGCTTTCGAAATCATCCTTAGAGATCAAAACGTAAAAGCAATCTTGATCAATATCTTCGGAGGTATCGTAAGATGTGACAGAGTTGCTCAGGGTGTTGTAGATGCTTACCACGCAATGGGAAGTCTTCCTGTTCCATTGATCGTAAGATTACAGGGAACTAACGCTGTAGAAGCTAAAAAATTAATTGACGAGGCTGGATTACCAATTCACTCTGCAATTACTTTAGAAGAAGCTGCAAACAAAGTAAAAGAAGTTTTGGCATAA